The Aythya fuligula isolate bAytFul2 chromosome 5, bAytFul2.pri, whole genome shotgun sequence sequence ggaaagggCAGAGGATGGGAAAAAGTGAAGGGGGTCGGGAAAgagctccctgcccctccaAGAAACCAACAGCCTCACTCAGGGCAGGCCCGCTCCCCCCGCTCGCAGTCCAGCACAAAGACCCCCCGCTCCTCCCTCCTTTCCATGCCCCCCGGCTCTTCCCAATCccccttccccacagcagcagccccacacagcTCGGGACCCTGCCCCAaaacacccccagccccagggctttACCGTGGGCAGGGGCACGATGCCAGCGCCTGTGGGGCCGGGACCCCCGTCTCgcaccccagggagcagcagcagaggggcagccTGGGAGATGTAGTTTCGGGAAGCATCCCGCTCTcggcatttttatttatttattttttaagtcaactttctttctctctgaaaccacataaaaatatactgtaaaagaaaaaaacctacACCCTGCATGACGCCCTGTAAACCCAGGAGCTCGGGAGTTTTAGAGGAGGAACTCTTTGTGTGGCAAAGTTTCACCATAGGATTGTGAGATAAATATTCATTAACTAGCATCATTATAAAATGGGCACACTTACTCCTTGTGAGAGAAGCTTAGATAGTCTCCAGTGCTCAAAAACTGTGAgaccagccaaaaaaaaaaaatctgaggctGGAGGACAGCCAGCACATAGCCAGGCTGAACGATGACAGCCCATAATCATTTTTGTCTCACGGCAGACGAATGGTGACAAGCATGTATAATGTTCAGCATTCGCCTGGTGCAGCTCTCCAGGCTGGTTTCCTAAAGCACAGGGACCAATAATCATAAAATCACTGAGCGAGGGAATAATTCACTTGGGAGGGACTCCTGGAGgttgcctgctgcagccccaacCCAGGGCAGGGCCACCAGCAGGGTTAGATCCGGAGCGAGGTCCTGCTCAGAGCCAGGGGCAGCGTCTCACTGAGGTGTGAACATCCTCAGGGATGGAGATCCCACACCCCTCCTGAAGTTTGACCCCTCAGGGTGATTGCCCCCTCATAACTAATTGTATTTCCTTTGTAATTTGGGTCCACAGCCTCCCAGCCTGCCACCCCACAGGCTGAGCCTCCTGGCTTTggttctcttccttcctcccccaaacccagcagcaaGCCCCCCTTTGCCCCAGCAGTGCAGGACCAGGCCTTTCTGCCTCGCACCCGTGTTCATTTGTAGGAGACCTCATGAGGAGGCCGAGCTCTGGCTGGGAGCACAGATAACGGAGCCCCATATCCCAGCATGTACCTGCCCTGCCCTCTAGATGCAGACACGGGAATCCAGCACAGACACAAGCTGAGGCTGGTTTCCCTCTCACCCAGCAGCGCTCCCCATTGCGCCTTCCACCAGGGCACCCTCCTCCTGAGGCTCATTTCCACGCTCAGCCCTCCCAGGAACATCGCTTGGGCAGGAGAcacggggcgggcagggggacAACGGGCCGTGGGGACGTGTTGGTGGGGATGcaaggagagggaaaagcaaCACCAGAGCTAGAAAGCAGCCCTGGCAGGGCATTAAAAGCCAGAGCTGGGTGGATACTATCCCCACCCAGGCACCTTTCCCTCTTGAGCAAACACCTCAGCCGGTGGCTCTGTACCTCCCCGAGGCTCACCTGGGGCAGCACGGagcctgcccagctgggtgctcGCTCCTGGGGTCCCCAGCTGCCCCAAAAATCtcccccagagctgctcccttCTGCACAGCCCCTCCCAGCTCGGTTTAAGGCTGAGGGTTTAATTCACCCAGCGTCCTTTTGCAAGCATTTCTCAGGTGACTGATTTCCTCCTCCATTTCCTTAAGGGCAGCCAGATGATGCTGTTTTCCCAGCAGAAGCCCCACTCTCCTTGTCACAGCCATCCCAAAACAACCCTGTCATTTCTCCCCTCACCACGGCCACAGCGAAGCCCGGTTAGCATTTATTAAACAGCAGACACGGCGGCTTTTTATAGTTAAGCTCAGGTCATTAATCTCTATCGAGAGCTTCCATAATCTTCTCCAGCTTCACCGTATTTGTTTAACTCTCTCGTAGTCACTCTGCGGAGCCAGGGATAATTGCAGATTAACCGCTTTTCAATATTAATGGCTCTTCATTAATGCTTGGGGCTCTCCCCCTCCAGAGCCCACAGCTTCCCACAGGCTGCCCGGTGCAAATTactttccttttgtcttttgagGCCACATGCAGTGATACAAACCCAAATCTCcgtcggctgaatatgagccagcagtgtgctcaggtggccaagaaggccaacggcatcctggcttgtattaggaacagcgtgaccagcagggctagggaggtgatcgtccccctgtactcagctctggtgaggccgcacctcgagtactgtgttcagttttgggcccctcgctacaagaaggacatcgaggtgcttgagcgggtgcagagaagggcgacgaagctggtgaggggcctggagaacaagtcctacgaggagcggctgagggagctgggcttgttcagcctggagaagaggaggctcaggggtgaccttatcgctctttttaggtacctcaagggaggctgtagcgaggtgggggttggcctgttctcccacgtgcctggtgacaggacgagggggaatgggtttaagttgagccaggggagttttaggctagatgttaggaagaacttcttcactgaaagggttgtgaggcactggaacaggctgcccagggaagtggtggagtcaccatccttggaagtcttcaaaagacgtttagatgtagagcttagggatatggtttagtggagggctgttagcgttaggttggaggttggactcgatgaccttgaggtctcttccaacctagaaattctgtgattctgtgattctgtgtgattctgtgagaaggGAGGTTTTCTCCCAGAACATTTCAGAGCAGGAGCAATCCCCTCGGGTGGGAATGGGAAGGGGTCAGGCACTATCTGAGCCAATCTGGCTTAACTCTTCTCAGCTGAAGCAAAGAGGCTCTCCCTTATTAGCTCCTTGAAATACTAATTCAGGGAGCTAGGAGGCTCCTGGGCTTTGGAGTTAGCCCAATGCAGGGAGCTTCCACCTGCAGAGGGCTCAGAGGATCCACCCTGTCCCAGGAGGCATCTTTCCTTCCATATCCCACATGTATCTCAAGGCCCCACAAGGCAGGACAGGGGGGCACAAGCAGACTATGCAAAACCCACCCTGAACTGAGATgagggctgcagcccagccttcATCAGCACAGAGTGCCCAAAGCATGAAAGCAAGAGGACAAGGTGCATGCTCAGCATCACCCCACCCCAGTAGCACCTCCAGGTTTGGGGTTAAAACCCCATGGACTCAGCTCTGTAGGACCACATGGGGGTGGATGGAGCCAGCACTGCAGACTCATCTGCAGGGTCCATAGGGATGTTTGCTGGTGAGTCCCACCCCCCGGGACACATCTCAGGGTGCACAGCCCAGCACGGGCCAAAGTCAGGCCGGGAACAGGCTAAGAGTGAAGCTGCATGGACGACTAGGGGctgattttgctgtttcttttagcCTCTTGCCAGGACACAAAGTGTGCTGATCACAGAGTCAGTAAAGAGTTAGTCCTGTGTCTCCAATGCCTTCCTCACCAGCCCATCCTCTTCGTCTCCCCCCAAGCCTCTTAGGGTGGTTCAAGATCTTGGTCTCAGTTAAAAACCCtcaaaaattaactttaaaacttttaaaaatacccaGGGACTCAGTGTTTTCCAATGAGCCTTTCTGTATTTGTCCCCCCAGCCTGCGAGGGGCTGGGACAAGCCGGACCCCCATCCACACCTTCCCCTCCAGCATCCCCCCGGTGCAGATCTGCCCTGCTCTGGCATTGCCCAGTGCACGAgctgcaccagcagccagctcctctcTTGGCCAAGAAGAGCCCTCAACCCATTTGGGGCTCTCGCCCCCTCTATCTGGTGGCCAGGGGCAGCTTGAGGTGGGACTTCAGCCCCAGGGCTTTGTCCACCACGTCGGcgggctgcaggctgtgccacTGGGCCAGGGGCCGGCGCGGGTTGGCCAGCATGTCGGACCAGTGCCGCAGCTGGTTGCCCGTGGCCCGGCAGCCCAGGAAGAGTTTGCCGATGGGCTCGTTCTTGGTCACTCTGTCGTAGTCCCAGACGGAGATGACAACATCCACGTTCTGGTGGGGACAGGGGAAAGAGCATCAGTCGGACCCACACCTGCCCAGGGACCTGCTCAGAGCTGGGCGCTGCAGGGAAACCCACCTGAATCTGATTGAAAGGCACCTCAAACACAAACACCTCGTTGAAGTAAGGGCTCAAGGTGTTTTTCTTCACACTTGTTGtcttcttcttccatttcttcctgttcagGATGAGATGCACCTTGACAAAGGGATCTGAGGAGAGAGAGGGGACAGTTCCACACCAAGATCTGCAAAGCCCTGAGAGCTCTCGGTGCTATCATTAGCACCAGGTAGGGAGCTGTGAGCACGAGCAGCCCCTGCCAACCTGCCAGCCCATGGGAGTCCATCCGTTTCAGCTTCTTGGCTTCCAGGATGAGCACCGTCAGCTTGCCGGTGCTGGGGACGTAGCGCAGTGAGAAGCAGATGTCTCCCAGCCGCTCTTGCTGATGGAGACGTGGGCAATGAGCAGGGGTACCCAGCACAGGAGGTGCTCTTGAGGCGGACAAGACCCAAAGCTTTACCTCCTTAGAGGCTGGCAAGAGGGACAACAACACGTCCCTCTCGGGGGCTTTTCCCACCAACCTCAACTTTGCTGGCCACTGCCAGGTCGCTCCACTGCTCGATGACGTGCTGCAGGTTGACGCTGGCCAGCGGCAGGCGGACCTCGCCGATGGTGTCGTGCTTGGCGAAGCGGTTGAAGTCGTGGATCTGCATCACCAGCGTGGACTCGGACACCTCCgcctggggcagctgcaggggaggACCCATGAAGGATGGGGTGACAGACACAATGACAGCAAAGGTATCTCCctgcctggagagcagcacccATGCACTGCTCCCGATGGGATGAAGGAACCATCAGCAGCCAGGGCATCCTACCTGGAAAGTAAAGCTCTCGTTGAAGACGGGGCTCAGGGTCTTGCGGTAAACCTTGGTCTCATACTTCTTCCTCATGTCAGACGTCAGGTAGACAATAACATAAGGGTCAGACGTGCCCCCGTTGTCCATGGCCTTCAGATCAGCTGCTTGCTTCACGCCGACCTTCAGCTTGAAAGAACGATGCACGAGGTCACCGCACAgaggaggatggggagaggTGAAAAGCAA is a genomic window containing:
- the SYT8 gene encoding synaptotagmin-8, giving the protein MAKALRISGATASPLPGSPVATTAPPGFLSGFVGRVPLPRWALIAVALAVAILLLLFLICIIRCCCAKKKPKKKEKVTLHAISSSTTANLVQPEMEDLEQGLEQTGRGKLQYSLEYNFHAQELKVGVKQAADLKAMDNGGTSDPYVIVYLTSDMRKKYETKVYRKTLSPVFNESFTFQLPQAEVSESTLVMQIHDFNRFAKHDTIGEVRLPLASVNLQHVIEQWSDLAVASKVEQERLGDICFSLRYVPSTGKLTVLILEAKKLKRMDSHGLADPFVKVHLILNRKKWKKKTTSVKKNTLSPYFNEVFVFEVPFNQIQNVDVVISVWDYDRVTKNEPIGKLFLGCRATGNQLRHWSDMLANPRRPLAQWHSLQPADVVDKALGLKSHLKLPLATR